From Balaenoptera acutorostrata chromosome 8, mBalAcu1.1, whole genome shotgun sequence, the proteins below share one genomic window:
- the ESPNL gene encoding espin-like protein produces the protein MEEKRALAAAKDGDLATLERLLEAGALGPGVTDALGAGLVHHATRAGHLACVKFLVQRAQLPGNQRAHNGATPVHDAAATGSLAELCWLVREGGCGLQDRDSSGVSPLHLAARFGHPVLVEWLLREGHAATLETLEGALPLHHAAVSGDLTCLKLLTAAHGSGVNRRTRSGASPLYLACQEGHLHLAQFLVKDCGADVHLRALDGMSALHAAAVRGHYSLVVWLVTFTDIGLTARDNEGATVLHFAARGGHTPILDRLLLMGAPIMRDSWGGTPLHDAAENGQMECCQTLLSHRVDPALRDEDGYTAADLAEYHGHRDCAQYLRDSTRPVPLLMAPPPPPPFPPPPLLAARHSLEDGRRGGPGLGDPTVAASLSPAWPGQPDQPLLREHTTRTAPSRVTTSAIAVPMGTETAAGGTPDSLVALQLDGLPSGDLDGLVPTRDERGRPIPEWKRQVMVRKLQARLGAAPAPEAQDVGGSAGATEQAAWQYSQTHQAILGPFGELLTEDDLVYLEKQIADLQLRRRCQEYESELGRLAAELQALLPAPLVSITVNSHFLPRAPGLEGEEAPGPEVEPQGSLGASQATPGAQPLPFWCSHVARLVRSLSLLLKGVNGLVQGEERPPPEAHREARREAPASPPRSEAQREIQECGVSVRTLRGNFESAPGRPCTPSPGPCELGPQPGPCLRGCWPTPLQPRGGPIAGEPGPGDAEEASDSGISCEEAPSEAGAVPGPDLASLRKERIVMLFLSHWKKSAYTPALKTAACRTLEARRLEPRGREAAGGPRLPCPPPPSDSPRLGHLWQQRSIIAHLLGTWKSILAHVPGRQLRRLSRRPRGPLSPEQFLPHVDGAPVPYGSLTLDLFMLGYFQLLECDLPAEERKMRHLLCFEVFEHLGAHGWEAARAFHKAVTDEVAAGRRAWTDGFEDIKARFFGSSRSPPWGAEPGRKSGLTPLRPPPHAGPSGGPEPAAQRLGSRPQRGSFNSEDICGYIDRSFAFWKEKEAEMFSFGE, from the exons ATGGAGGAGAAGCGGGCGCTCGCGGCCGCCAAGGATGGGGACCTGGCCACCCTGGAGCGGCTGCTGGAGGCGGGCGCCCTGGGCCCAGGCGTCACCGACGCTCTGGGGGCTGGCCTGGTGCACCACGCCACCCGGGCCGGCCACCTGGCCTGCGTCAAGTTCCTGGTACAGCGGGCCCAGCTGCCCGGCAACCAGCGGGCCCATAACGGGGCCACGCCGGTGCATGACGCCGCCGCCACCGGCAGCCTGGCCGAGCTGTGCTGGCTGGTGCGTGAAGGGGGCTGCGGTCTGCAG GACCGAGACTCCTCGGGCGTCTCCCCGCTGCACCTGGCCGCCCGCTTCGGACACCCGGTGCTGGTGGAGTGGCTGCTGCGAGAGGGCCACGCGGCCACGCTGGAGACGCTGGAGGGGGCCTTGCCGCTGCACCACGCCGCCGTCAGCGGGGACCTGACCTGCCTGAAGCTCCTGACGGCCGCCCACGGCAG CGGCGTGAACCGGCGGACGCGCAGCGGCGCCTCCCCGCTCTACCTGGCCTGCCAGGAGGGCCACCTGCACCTGGCCCAGTTCCTGGTGAAGGACTGCGGCGCCGACGTGCACCTGCGCGCCCTCGACGGCATGAGCGCCCTGCACGCCGCCGCTGTCCGCGGCCACTACTCGCTCGTCGTCTGGCTG GTCACCTTCACGGACATCGGCCTGACGGCGCGGGATAACGAGGGGGCCACCGTCCTCCACTTTGCCGCGCGAGGCGGCCACACGCCCATTCTAGACCGGCTCCTGCTGATGGGCGCCCCCATCATGAGAGACTCCTGGGGTGGGACCCCCCTCCACGATGCAGCGGAGAACGGGCAAATGGAG TGCTGCCAGACCCTGCTCTCCCACCGCGTGGACCCCGCCCTGCGCGACGAGGACGGCTACACGGCCGCAGACCTGGCGGAGTACCACGGCCACCGCGACTGCGCCCAGTACCTCCGCGACAGCACCCGGCCG GTGCCACTCCTGAtggcgcccccgccgccgccgccgttcCCCCCTCCTCCGCTGTTGGCTGCAAGGCACTCCCTGGAGGATGGAAGAAGAGGGGGCCCAGGTCTCGGGGATCCCACCG TGGCAGCGTCTCTCAGCCCAGCCTGGCCCGGCCAGCCTGACCAGCCTCTTCTGAGGGAGCACACGACCCGCACAGCACCCTCGAGGGTCACCACCAGTGCCATAGCCGTCCCTATG GGGACGGAGACGGCAGCGGGGGGCACCCCGGACAGCCTGGTCGCGCTGCAGCTGGACGGGCTGCCCTCGGGCGACCTCGACGGGCTGGTGCCCACGCGGGATGAGCGCGGCCGGCCCATCCCCGAGTGGAAGCGTCAGGTGATGGTGCGGAAGCTGCAGGCTCGCCTGGGCGCAGCTCCAGCGCCAGAGGCCCAG GACGTCGGCGGGAGCGCGGGCGCCACAGAGCAGGCGGCCTGGCAGTATTCGCAGACCCACCAGGCCATCCTGGGCCCCTTCGGGGAGCTGCTGACCGAGGACGACCTGGTGTACCTGGAGAAGCAGATCGCAGACCTGCAGCTGCGGCGCCGCTGCCAGGAGTACGAGAGCGAGCTGGGCCGGCTGGCGGCCGAGCTGCAGGCCCTGCTGCCCGCGCCCCTGGTCAGCATCACCGTCAACAGCCATTTCCTGCCCCGGGCGCCCGGGCTGGAGGGCGAGGAAGCCCCCGGCCCCGAGGTCGAGCCTCAGGGCTCCTTGGGGGCTTCGCAGGCCACGCCCGGCGCGCAGCCCCTGCCCTTCTGGTGCAGCCACGTCGCCCGGCTGGTGCGCAGCTTGTCCCTGCTGCTGAAGGGCGTGAACGGGCTGGTGCAGGGCGAGGAGAGGCCCCCACCGGAGGCCCACAGGGAGGCCCGCAGGGAGGCCCCAGCCAGCCCTCCGAGGAGCGAGGCCCAGCGCGAGATCCAGGAGTGTGGGGTGTCGGTGCGGACACTTCGCGGCAACTTCGAGTCAGCCCCCGGCCGGCCCTGCACCCCAAGCCCTGGCCCCTGTGAGCTGGGGCCCCAGCCGGGGCCGTGCCTGAGAGGCTGCTGGCCCACCCCCTTGCAGCCCCGCGGCGGCCCGATCGCAGGGGAGCCGGGGCCCGGCGACGCGGAGGAGGCCAGCGACTCGGGCATCAGCTGCGAGGAGGCCCCATCGGAGGCGGGGGCGGTGCCTGGCCCGGACCTGGCCAGCCTTCGCAAGGAGCGCATCGTCATGCTCTTCCTCAGCCACTGGAAGAAGTCGGCCTACACGCCGGCCCTGAAGACGGCGGCCTGCAGGACCCTGGAGGCCCGGCGCCTGGAGCCGCGGGGGCGGGAGGCGGCCGGGGGCCCTCGGCTGCCCTGCCCGCCGCCGCCCAGTGACAGCCCGCGGCTGGGCCACCTGTGGCAGCAGCGCAGCATCATTGCCCACCTGCTGGGCACCTGGAAGTCCATCCTGGCCCACGTGCCCGGCCGGCAGCTGCGGCGGCTGAGCCGGCGGCCCCGCGGCCCCCTGTCCCCCGAGCAGTTCCTGCCCCACGTGGATGGGGCGCCCGTGCCCTACGGCAGCCTCACGCTGGACCTCTTCATGCTGGGCTACTTCCAGCTCCTGGAGTGCGACCTGCCGGCCGAGGAGCGCAAGATGCGCCACCTGCTCTGCTTCGAGGTCTTCGAGCACCTGGGCGCCCACGGCTGGGAGGCCGCGCGCGCCTTCCACAAGGCCGTGACGGACGAGGTGGCTGCCGGCCGCCGTGCCTGGACCGACGGCTTCGAGGACATCAAAGCCCGCTTTTTCGGCTCCAGCCGCAGCCCCCCCTGGGGCGCAGAGCCCGGCCGCAAGTCGGGCCTGACCCCGCTCCGGCCCCCGCCCCATGCCGGCCCCAGCGGCGGCCCCGAGCCCGCGGCACAGAGGCTGGGGTCCCGCCCCCAGCGGGGCAGCTTCAACAGCGAGGACATCTGTGGCTACATCGACCGGAGCTTCGCCTTCTGGAAGGAGAAAGAAGCCGAGATGTTCAGCTTCGGGGAGTGA